One Saprospira sp. CCB-QB6 genomic window carries:
- the paaC gene encoding 1,2-phenylacetyl-CoA epoxidase subunit PaaC, giving the protein MDQAAALLDYVLRLADTNLVLGQRLAECCGHAPELELDIALTNISLDLMGQARSLYQYAAELKGEGCTEDDLAYLRTEREFRNPLLVEYPNEDFAYTILRQFLFDAYNQLFYQALQNSSDARLAEIARKSIKEIRYHLRFSAEWCIRLGDGTELSRQKMQTALDDLWDYTAELCTPNATDQTLLSSGIAVDLEQLKAPYFERVEEILTKATLEKPDYEPFQQGGKEGSHTEFLGHLLAELQVLQRTYPGAEW; this is encoded by the coding sequence ATGGATCAAGCTGCCGCCTTACTGGACTATGTCCTCCGATTGGCAGATACCAATCTCGTTTTGGGCCAACGCCTAGCAGAATGTTGCGGACATGCCCCAGAACTAGAGTTAGATATTGCATTAACCAATATTTCTTTGGACCTAATGGGCCAAGCCAGATCACTTTATCAATATGCCGCAGAGCTGAAGGGCGAGGGCTGCACTGAAGATGATTTAGCTTATTTGCGGACCGAAAGAGAGTTTCGCAATCCCCTCTTGGTGGAGTACCCCAATGAGGATTTTGCCTATACCATTTTGCGCCAATTTCTCTTCGATGCCTATAATCAACTCTTTTATCAGGCCCTACAAAATAGCAGCGATGCCCGCCTAGCAGAAATCGCCCGCAAGTCGATTAAAGAAATTCGCTATCACCTTCGCTTTAGCGCCGAATGGTGCATCCGCCTAGGCGATGGCACCGAATTGAGCCGCCAAAAAATGCAAACGGCCCTAGATGACCTTTGGGATTATACCGCCGAGCTTTGCACGCCCAATGCTACCGATCAGACGCTTTTGTCTAGCGGCATTGCCGTAGATCTCGAACAGCTTAAAGCGCCTTATTTTGAGCGAGTAGAAGAAATTTTGACCAAAGCTACCCTCGAAAAACCCGATTATGAACCCTTCCAACAAGGGGGCAAAGAGGGCAGCCATACCGAATTTTTAGGCCACCTTTTGGCCGAATTGCAGGTACTTCAAAGAACCTATCCAGGAGCAGAATGGTAA
- the paaB gene encoding 1,2-phenylacetyl-CoA epoxidase subunit PaaB, whose translation MDKKSWPLWEVFIRSKSGLQHKHVGSLHAVDAQMALENARDVYTRRNEGLSIWVIPSSQIVASEPEDEYIFEAAKSKVYRHPTFYDIPDEVGHM comes from the coding sequence ATGGATAAGAAATCATGGCCTCTATGGGAGGTGTTTATCAGAAGTAAATCGGGTTTGCAGCACAAACATGTGGGCAGCCTGCATGCCGTAGATGCGCAAATGGCCCTAGAAAATGCTAGAGATGTATATACGCGCAGAAATGAAGGTTTGAGCATTTGGGTGATCCCTTCTAGCCAAATTGTGGCCTCTGAACCCGAAGACGAGTATATCTTCGAGGCGGCCAAATCTAAGGTGTATCGCCACCCCACTTTCTATGATATTCCCGATGAAGTGGGCCATATGTAG
- the paaE gene encoding 1,2-phenylacetyl-CoA epoxidase subunit PaaE encodes MTELYPLQLSDVRQETEDCRSLAFAIPQNLQEKFKFVQGQYLTLQTKINGEDVRRSYSICSSPLDQELRVAVKLLPGGKFSTFANEVLKVGDELLAMPPMGNFYTDLDPQQSKHYFCVAAGSGITPMMSIIKTTLETEPNSQITLLYGNKNTRNIIFHEQLEGLKNKYLERFTIIYILSREKLDEDILFGRIDAQKFEAISQTLVDLNTVDECFLCGPEAMILALKEGLAQKGLNKKNIHFELFGTNQKGQKKPEIKEENQGKAAKVEVRVDGRSFVFDLPFGQDNLLDASMKEGADLPFACKGGVCCTCKARLKKGEVEMMVNYALEPEEVADGLILSCQAYPKSEEIMLDFDDI; translated from the coding sequence ATGACCGAATTATATCCACTCCAATTGTCGGATGTTCGCCAAGAAACAGAGGATTGCCGCTCTTTGGCCTTTGCCATCCCCCAAAACCTCCAAGAGAAGTTTAAGTTTGTTCAGGGCCAATACCTGACCCTGCAAACCAAAATCAATGGAGAAGATGTTCGCCGTAGTTACTCGATTTGTTCTAGCCCCTTGGACCAAGAGCTTCGGGTGGCCGTCAAATTATTGCCCGGCGGTAAGTTCTCTACTTTTGCCAATGAGGTGCTAAAGGTGGGCGATGAACTCTTGGCTATGCCGCCTATGGGAAATTTCTATACGGATTTAGATCCCCAACAAAGTAAACACTATTTCTGTGTGGCTGCAGGTAGCGGCATCACGCCTATGATGTCGATTATCAAAACGACCCTAGAAACAGAGCCGAATAGCCAGATTACCTTGCTTTATGGCAATAAAAATACCCGCAATATTATTTTTCATGAGCAACTAGAAGGGCTGAAAAATAAGTACTTAGAGCGCTTTACGATCATTTATATTCTCAGCCGTGAAAAACTAGATGAGGATATCCTTTTTGGCCGCATCGATGCCCAAAAGTTTGAGGCGATTAGCCAAACTTTAGTCGATCTCAACACAGTTGACGAATGTTTCCTTTGTGGACCAGAAGCAATGATTCTCGCTCTTAAAGAGGGCTTGGCCCAAAAAGGACTAAACAAGAAAAATATTCATTTCGAACTCTTTGGAACCAACCAAAAAGGACAGAAAAAACCAGAAATCAAAGAAGAAAATCAAGGCAAGGCCGCTAAAGTAGAGGTCCGCGTAGATGGCCGCAGCTTTGTTTTTGATTTGCCCTTTGGCCAAGATAATTTATTAGATGCCTCGATGAAAGAAGGTGCTGACCTCCCCTTTGCTTGTAAAGGCGGCGTTTGCTGTACTTGTAAGGCCCGACTCAAAAAAGGGGAAGTGGAGATGATGGTCAATTATGCTCTAGAACCCGAAGAGGTAGCCGATGGACTGATTCTCAGCTGCCAAGCTTACCCCAAATCAGAAGAAATCATGCTCGATTTTGACGATATTTAA
- a CDS encoding ParA family protein, translating into MPVKIGVVSQKGGVGKSTLCRLLAREYAANDWEVKIADMDVSQSTSFNWNSRRLQQNILPAISVEQFAEVKRAIKISQNHDLIIFDGAPSSNRLTLEIAQTSDLILLPTGTALDDLEPTIKLAHELKKRKIPRQKIALVLSRIGTSKAEIEEAKDYISITGYPLIEGYLEEKTAYRRASDLGQALTETPYPSLNEKADILVQNIINYLAKIS; encoded by the coding sequence ATGCCCGTCAAAATAGGGGTCGTCTCTCAAAAAGGAGGCGTCGGAAAAAGTACGCTCTGCCGCCTGCTCGCCAGAGAATATGCCGCCAACGATTGGGAAGTTAAAATCGCCGATATGGATGTTTCCCAATCCACGTCCTTTAACTGGAATAGCCGCCGATTACAACAAAATATACTGCCCGCTATCTCTGTAGAACAGTTTGCAGAGGTCAAAAGAGCCATCAAAATTAGCCAAAATCACGACCTCATTATCTTTGATGGCGCCCCCAGCTCTAACCGCCTTACCCTAGAAATTGCCCAAACTTCTGACCTTATTTTGCTCCCCACTGGTACCGCTCTAGACGATCTAGAACCGACCATCAAACTGGCCCACGAACTCAAAAAACGCAAGATCCCACGCCAAAAAATTGCCCTGGTCCTCTCCAGAATCGGTACCTCTAAAGCCGAAATCGAAGAGGCCAAAGACTATATTTCAATCACTGGATACCCACTTATCGAAGGCTATTTAGAAGAAAAAACCGCCTACCGAAGAGCTAGCGATTTGGGCCAAGCCCTAACCGAAACCCCCTACCCTAGCCTCAATGAAAAGGCCGATATTTTGGTCCAAAATATTATCAATTACCTAGCTAAAATCAGCTAG
- a CDS encoding sigma 54-interacting transcriptional regulator → MKAPLRLGLWAWPKQQKQELLAALASLEDWELGEEKLAASILPFSALADLTASQVRQLGQLFCWAPEISWADYQDLQARQIVLLNAPFPFFLKQLVPLLKGWQKQYQQLDLEEEQLIAEFAELGLLGQSKLMIRLFKRAKLLAQNKDFIFLQGAAGSGKSWLAGAMHGLSPFAQMPFQRFNLLDHKTEDLERLLFGQGKKKGQERHFGVLSNRSFGALLIQHIELLPFDLQEQLAKFLREGKYILPQGDSPVFLNQKLYLSSSKDLDYWQENKQFSSSLLQQLKERRLKVPSLAERGKGELINLSQQLLKQFCEEQGLQVKGLHKSAQNRLKNWYFSENLRELKQLIERSALLCTDRLLKGKDLWQEDDFKQEVQQWIKEGSSMQEYQRQIIMHQLYVQKNHVVKAAQALGIGKSTIYRILEQEELSPKK, encoded by the coding sequence ATGAAAGCGCCTTTACGATTGGGATTATGGGCCTGGCCCAAACAGCAAAAGCAAGAACTATTGGCCGCTTTGGCGTCTTTGGAGGACTGGGAATTGGGCGAAGAAAAATTAGCGGCTTCCATTCTTCCCTTTTCCGCTTTGGCCGATTTAACAGCTAGCCAGGTTCGGCAACTTGGACAGCTTTTTTGTTGGGCTCCAGAGATCAGCTGGGCCGATTATCAAGATTTGCAAGCTCGGCAAATTGTCTTGCTCAATGCCCCTTTCCCCTTCTTTTTGAAGCAATTAGTCCCACTTTTGAAGGGTTGGCAAAAGCAATATCAACAACTTGATTTGGAGGAAGAACAATTGATTGCAGAATTTGCAGAATTGGGCCTTTTGGGGCAAAGTAAACTGATGATTCGCCTTTTTAAACGGGCCAAATTATTGGCCCAAAATAAAGATTTTATCTTTTTACAAGGTGCCGCAGGTAGTGGAAAAAGCTGGTTGGCGGGAGCCATGCACGGCCTTTCGCCCTTTGCCCAAATGCCTTTTCAACGCTTCAATTTGCTAGATCATAAAACTGAAGATTTGGAACGACTGCTTTTTGGCCAAGGCAAAAAAAAGGGCCAAGAACGACATTTTGGGGTGCTTTCTAATCGCAGTTTTGGCGCTTTGCTCATTCAGCATATCGAGTTGCTGCCCTTTGATTTACAAGAACAGCTGGCCAAGTTTTTACGAGAGGGGAAATATATTTTGCCTCAAGGTGATAGCCCCGTCTTTCTCAACCAAAAGTTGTATTTGAGCAGCAGCAAAGATCTTGATTATTGGCAAGAAAATAAACAGTTTTCAAGTAGTTTACTCCAACAACTCAAAGAACGCCGCCTCAAGGTTCCCTCTTTGGCCGAACGCGGAAAAGGCGAATTGATTAACCTCAGCCAACAACTCCTCAAACAATTTTGCGAAGAACAAGGCCTGCAAGTCAAGGGCCTACACAAATCAGCACAAAACCGCTTGAAAAATTGGTACTTTAGCGAAAACCTACGCGAACTGAAACAACTGATCGAACGCTCGGCCCTACTTTGCACAGATCGCCTGCTCAAAGGCAAAGACCTTTGGCAAGAAGACGATTTTAAACAAGAGGTCCAACAATGGATTAAAGAAGGAAGCAGCATGCAGGAATACCAACGACAAATTATTATGCATCAGCTCTATGTCCAAAAAAATCATGTTGTTAAAGCCGCCCAAGCCCTAGGCATCGGAAAATCAACAATTTACCGCATTTTAGAACAAGAAGAACTGTCTCCAAAAAAATGA
- a CDS encoding tryptophan 2,3-dioxygenase family protein → MKNSYTGKEQYYNDYLGLDKILSAQQLESEAQGVDAHDEMLFIIVHQAYELWFKQVQHELGSILKIFDEQYINDNSKGLQVVTHRLNRVVEIWKLLVAQVRVMETMTPMDFLDFRDLLTPASGFQSFQFRLIETRLGLKMDHRHAKKYYEKQLREEHIEAIKAAENSLSLFELLDNWLARMPFWQLDYWQNFEEKEGGNSELHPFWAHYRGVYLAGLKGSERSEISMKAFDELFFASENRPVRLSEKACRSALFIYLYREYPLLQQPFQLLNKLLELDELMSTFRYRHMIMVRRMIGMRAGTGGSSGAGYLEGALNKHHIFGDLAGLATYLIPRHLLPELDQKLIKDLSFRL, encoded by the coding sequence ATGAAAAACTCTTATACTGGAAAAGAGCAGTATTACAACGACTATTTGGGCTTAGATAAAATTTTGTCGGCTCAGCAATTGGAAAGTGAGGCGCAGGGGGTAGATGCGCATGATGAGATGTTATTTATCATTGTTCATCAGGCTTATGAGCTTTGGTTTAAGCAGGTTCAGCATGAGTTAGGGTCTATCTTAAAAATTTTTGATGAGCAGTACATCAATGACAATTCTAAGGGGTTGCAGGTGGTTACACATCGGTTGAATCGGGTGGTAGAAATTTGGAAATTATTGGTGGCTCAGGTTCGGGTTATGGAGACCATGACGCCTATGGATTTCTTAGATTTTAGAGATTTATTGACTCCTGCTTCGGGTTTTCAGAGCTTTCAATTTCGTTTAATTGAGACTCGTTTGGGCTTAAAAATGGATCATCGACATGCCAAAAAATACTATGAAAAGCAGTTAAGAGAAGAGCATATTGAGGCCATAAAAGCGGCAGAAAATAGTTTGTCTTTGTTTGAATTATTGGATAATTGGTTGGCTCGGATGCCTTTTTGGCAATTGGATTATTGGCAAAATTTTGAGGAAAAAGAGGGGGGGAATTCAGAACTGCATCCATTTTGGGCGCATTATAGAGGGGTATATTTGGCTGGTTTGAAGGGCTCTGAGCGTTCAGAAATTAGCATGAAAGCCTTTGATGAGCTCTTCTTTGCTTCAGAAAATCGCCCAGTTCGATTGAGTGAAAAAGCCTGTCGCTCGGCCTTATTTATCTATTTGTACCGTGAATATCCTTTGTTGCAGCAGCCATTTCAGCTCTTAAATAAATTGCTAGAATTGGATGAATTGATGTCAACTTTCCGTTATCGCCACATGATTATGGTGCGTCGTATGATTGGTATGCGAGCGGGAACTGGGGGATCTTCAGGAGCTGGATATTTGGAGGGCGCCTTGAACAAACACCATATTTTTGGTGATTTGGCGGGCTTAGCCACCTATTTAATTCCAAGACATTTGTTACCTGAATTGGATCAAAAACTGATTAAAGATTTATCGTTTAGACTTTAA
- a CDS encoding Hpt domain-containing protein — translation MNSPKIKLQRLQQLVGPQEEQWRPFLQDFAQELTQMQTQLATAQTNNNWPKLTRLLHQLKSNLHLFGCQDSYQTAQDLEAFTQLEQPKMSLFQDSFHSFLKELKAIEKEALNWPK, via the coding sequence ATGAATTCCCCAAAAATAAAACTCCAACGCCTCCAACAATTAGTCGGCCCCCAAGAAGAACAATGGCGCCCCTTTCTCCAAGATTTTGCCCAAGAGTTAACCCAGATGCAAACTCAACTTGCAACAGCCCAAACCAACAATAATTGGCCAAAATTAACCCGCCTACTCCATCAACTCAAAAGCAATTTGCATCTGTTTGGCTGCCAAGATAGCTACCAAACGGCCCAAGATTTAGAAGCATTTACCCAACTCGAACAACCCAAAATGAGCCTTTTCCAAGATAGTTTTCATAGCTTTTTAAAGGAGCTTAAAGCCATAGAAAAAGAAGCGCTAAATTGGCCTAAATAA
- the paaA gene encoding 1,2-phenylacetyl-CoA epoxidase subunit PaaA yields MTKSINIAKLEERFQAKVDAEQKIEPKDWMPEAYRKTLIRQISQHAHSEVVGMLPEGNWILRAPSLRRKVALLAKVQDEAGHGLYLYSAAETLGIDRDELYAQLLSGKAKYSSIFNYPTQTWADIGTVGWLVDGAAIMNQVMLTRTSYGPYARAMVRICKEESFHQRQGYEILLALSQGTEEQRQMLQDAVNRWWWPSLMMFGPSDAASTHSAQSMAWKIKRKSNDQLRQEFVDATVRQAEYLGVTLPDPDLKWNEERGHYDFGEINWDEFWAVVKGRGRCNKNRLKTRRKAHENGAWVREAAMAHAEKRAARQKEEGIA; encoded by the coding sequence ATGACTAAGTCTATCAATATTGCAAAATTAGAAGAGCGTTTTCAAGCTAAGGTAGATGCCGAGCAGAAAATCGAGCCTAAAGATTGGATGCCAGAGGCTTACCGCAAAACGCTAATTCGCCAGATTTCTCAGCATGCACACTCTGAAGTAGTGGGGATGCTTCCAGAAGGAAACTGGATTTTGAGAGCACCCAGCCTTCGCCGCAAAGTGGCCCTTTTGGCCAAAGTACAAGATGAGGCCGGCCACGGTCTTTACCTTTATAGCGCTGCCGAAACCTTGGGCATCGACAGAGATGAGCTCTATGCGCAGTTGCTTTCGGGCAAAGCCAAATATTCCAGCATCTTTAATTATCCCACTCAAACTTGGGCCGATATCGGAACAGTGGGCTGGTTGGTCGATGGCGCAGCCATTATGAACCAAGTGATGCTAACCCGCACCTCTTATGGTCCTTATGCCCGCGCTATGGTGCGCATTTGTAAGGAAGAGAGTTTTCATCAGCGCCAAGGCTATGAAATTCTTTTGGCCCTTAGTCAAGGTACCGAAGAGCAGCGCCAAATGCTACAAGATGCAGTAAATCGCTGGTGGTGGCCCTCTTTGATGATGTTTGGACCAAGTGATGCCGCTTCTACGCATTCGGCCCAATCTATGGCCTGGAAAATCAAGCGAAAATCAAATGACCAACTCCGCCAAGAGTTTGTCGATGCAACGGTCCGCCAAGCCGAATACTTGGGCGTGACTTTGCCCGATCCAGACCTCAAATGGAATGAAGAAAGAGGACATTACGATTTTGGCGAAATCAATTGGGATGAATTCTGGGCCGTGGTTAAAGGCCGAGGACGTTGCAATAAAAACCGCCTGAAAACAAGACGCAAAGCGCATGAAAATGGCGCTTGGGTTAGAGAAGCCGCTATGGCTCATGCCGAGAAGCGAGCCGCCCGCCAAAAGGAAGAGGGCATCGCCTAA
- a CDS encoding alpha-ketoacid dehydrogenase subunit alpha/beta: MESNISTQIDKATLRQSFFLASQARAMATLYEENFKLVAKYVHATSRGHEVLQVALGSQLLPQDFVAPYYRDDALLLAIGMQPYDLMLQLLAKRNDPFSGGRTYYSHPSLRDEDKPKIPHQSSATGMQAIPTTGVAMGIQYKEKMGLYTEDFQGQLPIAVCSLGDASVTEGEVAEAFQMAALKQFPILYVVQDNGWDISANAEETRAQNAFEYIQGFHGIEARQIQGNNFLESYLEIQDILRIMRKERRPFLLHASVPLLNHHTSGVRMEWYRDDLEEQRKLDPTPIFIRQMLAEGFSQSDIEDIEQAAKEKVQADFERALAQEDPQAEDIFKHVYAPTPVTSEQGERRPANGEEKVMVDSALFAVQELMEDHPECLLYGQDVGGRLGGVFREAATLAQKFGDDRVFNTPIQEAFIIGSTVGMAATGLRPIVEVQFADYIWPGLNQLFTELSRSYYLSNGKWPASMILRVPIGAYGSGGPYHSSSVESVLTNIKGIKIAYPSNGADLKGLMKSAYLDPNPVVIFEHKGLYWSKVPGTAAARTIMPDRDYALPFGQANMVLEATEEKKAEGPVALVVSYGMGVHWALNAAKAFPGQVSILDLRTLAPLDTEMIYAQLKKHHRCLVLTEEPVNCTFAQSIAARIQENCFESLDAPVQTLGAEDLPAIPLHENLEKAMLPSSQKVQTALEKLLKY, encoded by the coding sequence ATGGAAAGCAATATCAGCACTCAAATCGATAAGGCAACTTTGCGCCAATCTTTCTTTTTGGCTAGCCAGGCTAGAGCAATGGCCACCCTTTACGAAGAGAATTTTAAGTTGGTCGCTAAGTATGTGCATGCTACTTCTAGAGGGCATGAAGTTTTGCAAGTGGCCTTAGGTAGCCAATTGCTTCCTCAAGATTTTGTGGCCCCTTATTATCGAGATGATGCACTTTTGCTAGCTATCGGTATGCAGCCCTATGATTTAATGTTGCAACTGCTCGCCAAGCGAAATGATCCCTTTTCTGGCGGCCGAACTTATTATTCGCATCCCAGCTTAAGGGATGAAGATAAACCCAAAATCCCTCATCAATCTTCTGCTACAGGTATGCAGGCTATTCCCACTACTGGGGTGGCTATGGGAATCCAGTACAAAGAAAAAATGGGCCTTTATACCGAAGATTTTCAGGGCCAATTGCCGATTGCAGTTTGTTCTTTGGGCGATGCCTCGGTAACAGAAGGCGAGGTGGCGGAGGCTTTCCAAATGGCCGCCCTTAAGCAGTTTCCCATTTTGTATGTGGTTCAAGATAATGGCTGGGATATTTCTGCCAATGCAGAAGAAACCCGTGCCCAAAATGCCTTTGAATATATTCAAGGTTTCCACGGCATCGAGGCCCGCCAAATTCAAGGCAATAACTTTCTAGAGAGCTATCTTGAGATTCAAGATATTCTGCGCATTATGCGCAAAGAACGTCGCCCCTTTTTGTTGCACGCTTCGGTGCCTTTGCTCAATCACCACACTTCTGGGGTGCGCATGGAGTGGTACCGAGATGATCTCGAAGAACAGCGCAAATTAGATCCTACCCCCATTTTTATCCGCCAAATGCTGGCCGAAGGCTTTAGCCAAAGCGATATTGAGGATATTGAACAGGCCGCCAAAGAAAAGGTGCAAGCCGATTTCGAGCGCGCTTTAGCCCAAGAGGATCCTCAAGCAGAAGATATTTTTAAGCATGTTTATGCCCCCACACCTGTTACCAGCGAACAAGGCGAACGCCGACCCGCTAATGGAGAGGAAAAAGTGATGGTCGATTCAGCACTTTTTGCCGTTCAAGAACTGATGGAGGATCATCCTGAATGTTTGCTTTATGGCCAAGATGTGGGCGGCCGCTTAGGCGGGGTGTTCCGCGAAGCGGCTACTCTAGCCCAAAAGTTTGGCGATGACCGAGTTTTTAATACGCCCATCCAAGAGGCCTTTATTATTGGAAGCACGGTGGGGATGGCCGCTACTGGCCTTCGCCCCATCGTAGAGGTCCAATTTGCCGATTATATCTGGCCAGGCCTCAATCAATTGTTTACCGAATTAAGCCGATCGTATTATCTCTCTAACGGAAAATGGCCCGCAAGCATGATTCTCCGCGTGCCTATCGGCGCTTATGGAAGTGGTGGCCCTTATCACTCTTCTAGCGTAGAATCGGTCTTGACCAATATCAAGGGAATTAAAATCGCTTATCCTAGCAATGGCGCCGATCTAAAAGGCTTGATGAAGTCAGCTTATCTAGATCCCAACCCCGTCGTTATTTTTGAACATAAAGGGCTGTATTGGTCTAAGGTGCCTGGCACCGCCGCCGCCCGAACCATTATGCCCGATCGCGATTATGCTTTGCCTTTTGGCCAAGCCAATATGGTCCTAGAAGCCACCGAAGAGAAAAAGGCGGAAGGCCCTGTAGCTTTGGTCGTTTCTTACGGTATGGGCGTGCATTGGGCCCTTAACGCAGCCAAAGCTTTCCCTGGCCAAGTTTCCATTCTGGATCTCCGCACTTTGGCCCCTCTAGATACCGAAATGATTTATGCCCAGCTCAAAAAACATCACCGCTGTCTAGTCCTCACCGAGGAGCCTGTAAATTGCACTTTTGCCCAAAGTATCGCCGCCCGAATCCAAGAAAATTGCTTTGAGTCGCTCGATGCTCCAGTCCAAACTTTAGGCGCAGAAGATTTACCCGCTATTCCTTTGCACGAAAATCTAGAAAAAGCCATGCTCCCTTCTAGCCAGAAGGTCCAAACTGCTTTAGAAAAGTTGCTGAAGTACTAG
- a CDS encoding TetR/AcrR family transcriptional regulator, with the protein MPSLEKESKKSQIYRAAAQLFKEKGYQAASMRDLAERVELRASSLYNHIGSKEEILQQICFEHAQDFLKAMQEVEELPISQGQKIERLLRLHIRKALKDVSSLTVFNDEWKHLSSPHLEKFRRLRKDYENRFRAIIEQAVAAGELPQLDTELLLYALLNAIHWLPNWNHRNSTLTASELEEQVLRILLKGIQK; encoded by the coding sequence ATGCCTAGTTTAGAAAAAGAAAGCAAAAAATCTCAAATCTATCGAGCCGCCGCTCAACTCTTTAAAGAAAAAGGTTACCAAGCTGCTTCCATGCGCGATTTAGCCGAGCGGGTAGAGCTGCGAGCCTCTAGTCTTTACAATCACATTGGGTCCAAAGAAGAGATTTTGCAGCAAATTTGTTTTGAACATGCCCAAGATTTTCTCAAAGCTATGCAAGAGGTGGAAGAACTTCCCATCAGTCAGGGCCAAAAAATTGAGCGTTTACTGCGCTTACATATTCGCAAGGCGCTCAAGGATGTGAGTAGCCTAACGGTCTTCAATGATGAATGGAAACACCTTAGCAGCCCCCATCTCGAAAAGTTTAGACGGCTGCGCAAAGATTATGAAAATCGCTTTAGGGCCATTATTGAGCAAGCCGTAGCCGCTGGAGAATTACCCCAGCTAGACACAGAACTTTTGCTTTATGCTTTGCTCAATGCGATTCATTGGCTGCCAAATTGGAATCATCGCAATAGTACACTTACTGCCAGCGAATTAGAAGAACAAGTATTACGCATCCTACTCAAAGGAATCCAAAAATAA
- a CDS encoding replication initiation protein: MEQKNKRQVASTVREANELIEASYRFSVWEDRIFLLTLSQIQAEDDDFKIYKIYVKDLAREYGLATKSVYENIREAVSSLQRKTISIPFRFDEGPGKLTTSFFTSFGELDQSDFSHILVELHPKLKPYLLQLKERFTQYNISFLVRMQSHYSKRIYKLLKQYHPLSRRRISVQQLKQILQIEPEEYKRYFDFKRRVILKAQEDLAEYTDLKFEFEEERKGRKVQAILFTIFTNEKNEIESAPAPKSKTPKKLQAAPSQNKLSPAAQKLFDQVEHWGLSRQDFEKYLEQKTQEEFQTCIDLTLQNEKVKNRVAYLVSLLKKENLKAVKKLEENGQPPVLKNSFHQEFKKLEKEHQLEVSQCRAHYHQLAQEEILRQLQDGPSIERFISQFRAQNSWMPLNLQAFRREFEESRMFQGRVYNLFRQVLPQLPELEQKRDLQIKKLEKDFWALVKKLRNA; the protein is encoded by the coding sequence ATGGAACAAAAAAACAAAAGACAGGTTGCTTCAACAGTTAGAGAAGCAAACGAATTGATCGAAGCTAGCTACCGGTTTTCTGTCTGGGAGGATCGGATTTTTTTGCTCACCCTTTCGCAAATCCAAGCAGAGGATGACGACTTCAAAATTTACAAAATCTACGTCAAGGATTTGGCCCGAGAATATGGCTTGGCGACTAAAAGTGTTTACGAAAATATCCGAGAGGCTGTTTCTTCCTTGCAGCGCAAAACCATCAGCATCCCTTTTCGCTTCGATGAGGGGCCTGGAAAATTGACGACCAGCTTTTTCACCTCCTTCGGCGAATTGGACCAATCTGACTTTAGCCACATCCTGGTGGAGCTGCACCCCAAGCTCAAGCCCTACCTGCTGCAGCTCAAAGAGCGCTTCACTCAGTACAACATTTCCTTCCTAGTCCGCATGCAGAGCCACTACTCCAAGCGGATCTACAAACTTCTCAAACAGTACCACCCCTTGAGTCGACGAAGAATTAGCGTTCAGCAACTCAAGCAAATTTTGCAAATCGAGCCAGAGGAGTACAAGCGCTACTTCGACTTCAAGCGCCGAGTGATTCTCAAAGCTCAAGAAGATTTGGCCGAGTACACCGACCTGAAGTTTGAGTTTGAGGAGGAGCGCAAGGGCCGAAAGGTTCAAGCTATTTTGTTCACTATTTTTACCAACGAAAAAAACGAAATTGAAAGCGCGCCAGCACCCAAGAGCAAAACCCCAAAAAAACTCCAAGCGGCTCCAAGCCAAAACAAGCTTTCGCCAGCGGCCCAAAAACTTTTTGATCAGGTGGAGCACTGGGGACTCTCTCGGCAGGATTTTGAAAAATACCTAGAGCAGAAAACCCAAGAGGAATTCCAAACCTGCATCGACCTGACCCTGCAAAACGAAAAAGTCAAAAACCGAGTGGCTTACTTGGTGAGTTTACTTAAAAAAGAAAATTTAAAGGCCGTCAAAAAGTTAGAAGAAAATGGACAGCCTCCAGTGCTCAAAAATTCTTTCCATCAGGAATTCAAAAAGTTGGAAAAGGAGCATCAGCTGGAAGTGAGTCAATGCCGAGCCCATTACCACCAACTGGCCCAAGAGGAGATTTTGCGGCAGTTGCAAGATGGCCCCAGCATCGAGCGCTTCATCAGCCAGTTTCGGGCGCAAAACTCTTGGATGCCGCTCAACCTGCAGGCTTTTCGGCGAGAGTTTGAGGAAAGTCGAATGTTTCAGGGCCGAGTTTACAACCTCTTCCGCCAAGTTTTGCCCCAATTGCCCGAATTGGAGCAAAAGCGGGATTTGCAGATCAAAAAGCTGGAAAAAGATTTCTGGGCATTAGTCAAGAAGCTGAGGAACGCCTAA